A DNA window from Polynucleobacter sp. AP-Titi-500A-B4 contains the following coding sequences:
- the ahpC gene encoding alkyl hydroperoxide reductase subunit C, with protein sequence MSIINTTVAPFKTEAFHNGKFVTITDETLKGKWSVLIFMPAAFTFNCPTEIEDAAENYAEFQKLGAEVYIVTTDTHFSHKVWHETSPAVGKAKFPLVGDPTHTLTNAFGVHIPEAGLALRGTFVINPEGVIKTAEIHSNEIARDVSETLRKLKAAQYTAAHPGEVCPAKWKEGAATLTPSLDLVGKI encoded by the coding sequence ATGTCTATCATCAACACAACCGTAGCACCGTTTAAAACCGAAGCTTTCCACAATGGCAAGTTCGTAACCATTACTGACGAAACTCTCAAGGGAAAATGGTCAGTTCTGATTTTCATGCCAGCAGCATTCACATTCAACTGCCCAACAGAAATTGAAGATGCGGCTGAGAACTATGCTGAGTTCCAAAAATTGGGTGCTGAAGTGTATATCGTTACAACCGATACTCATTTCTCACACAAAGTTTGGCATGAGACTTCACCAGCAGTTGGTAAAGCAAAGTTCCCATTGGTTGGCGATCCAACACATACATTGACCAATGCATTTGGCGTACACATTCCTGAAGCAGGTTTGGCATTGCGTGGCACATTCGTGATCAATCCAGAAGGCGTGATCAAGACAGCCGAGATTCATTCCAATGAAATCGCACGTGACGTTTCTGAAACATTGCGCAAGCTCAAGGCTGCTCAATACACAGCAGCACACCCAGGCGAAGTTTGCCCAGCGAAATGGAAAGAAGGTGCAGCAACTTTGACTCCATCTTTGGACCTCGTAGGCAAGATCTAA
- the ahpF gene encoding alkyl hydroperoxide reductase subunit F: protein MLDTNIKTQLKAYFEKIVAPITLTASLDSSAPSAQMQELLNEVAEQSDKITVKTDGKATNTPSFTVGKTGEEARITFSGLPMGHEMTSFILAILQASGYPPKVEEDIIARIRKLDGKFRFQTFISLSCHNCPDVVQALNLMAALNPNIEHEMIDGALFQNLVDQYQIMAVPTVILNGEVFGQGRMGVEEIIAKLDTGSTEEEAAKLNAKGDFDMLVVGGGPAGSAAAIYAARKGIRTGIVAERFGGQVMDTLGIENFISVSHTEGPKLVQALEQHVKDYEVDIMNLQRASALRKSGDGIEVEMANGAVLKSKSVIISTGARWREMNVPGEQEYRNKGVAYCPHCDGPLFKGKRVAVIGGGNSGVEAAIDLAGIVSHVTLIEFDSQLRADAVLQKKLFSLPNVTVIKSALTKEVLGDGTKVNGLRYEDRSTKVDQTIQLEGIFVQIGLLPNTEWLKGTVNLSPRGEILVDPKGETSMPGVFAAGDCTTVPYKQIIIAMGEGAKASLGAFDYLIRHSVTEEEPSKIAA, encoded by the coding sequence ATGCTAGATACCAATATCAAGACCCAGTTAAAAGCGTACTTCGAAAAGATCGTTGCTCCCATTACGCTTACAGCAAGCTTGGATAGCAGTGCTCCTTCTGCGCAAATGCAAGAACTTTTAAATGAAGTTGCAGAACAATCAGACAAGATCACCGTCAAGACGGATGGTAAAGCCACAAATACGCCAAGCTTCACTGTCGGCAAAACTGGTGAAGAAGCCCGTATCACTTTTTCAGGCTTGCCAATGGGTCATGAGATGACCTCTTTCATCCTGGCTATTTTGCAAGCGAGTGGTTACCCACCGAAAGTGGAAGAAGACATCATTGCGCGCATTCGCAAGCTAGATGGAAAGTTTCGTTTTCAGACCTTTATTTCTTTGTCATGCCACAACTGCCCTGATGTTGTCCAAGCGCTGAACTTAATGGCAGCACTCAACCCAAATATTGAGCATGAAATGATTGATGGCGCTCTATTCCAAAACTTGGTTGATCAATACCAAATCATGGCCGTGCCAACCGTCATCCTTAATGGCGAAGTATTTGGTCAAGGCCGCATGGGTGTTGAAGAGATTATTGCCAAGCTAGATACCGGTAGCACTGAAGAAGAAGCTGCCAAACTTAATGCCAAAGGTGACTTTGATATGTTGGTGGTTGGTGGTGGCCCAGCAGGCTCTGCTGCTGCAATCTACGCTGCTCGTAAAGGCATTCGCACCGGTATTGTTGCCGAGAGATTCGGTGGCCAGGTGATGGATACACTTGGTATTGAGAACTTTATCTCCGTCTCTCATACTGAAGGACCAAAACTAGTTCAAGCCCTAGAACAGCATGTGAAGGACTATGAAGTGGATATTATGAACTTGCAGCGTGCTAGCGCCTTGCGCAAATCGGGTGATGGCATCGAAGTAGAGATGGCCAACGGTGCGGTATTAAAAAGTAAGTCTGTGATCATTAGTACTGGCGCCCGCTGGAGAGAAATGAATGTTCCTGGCGAGCAAGAGTATCGTAATAAGGGAGTTGCCTACTGCCCACACTGCGATGGCCCTTTATTTAAAGGTAAGCGTGTTGCTGTGATTGGTGGTGGAAACTCCGGCGTTGAAGCGGCAATTGACTTGGCCGGTATTGTGAGTCACGTTACCTTGATTGAATTTGATAGCCAACTGCGTGCAGATGCGGTTTTGCAAAAGAAATTGTTCAGTCTGCCTAATGTCACTGTTATTAAGAGCGCCCTAACAAAAGAAGTATTGGGTGATGGCACCAAGGTAAATGGTCTGCGCTATGAAGATCGCAGCACTAAAGTAGATCAGACTATTCAACTTGAAGGCATCTTTGTGCAAATTGGTTTATTGCCAAATACAGAATGGCTTAAGGGCACGGTGAATCTATCCCCTCGTGGCGAGATCTTGGTAGATCCAAAAGGTGAAACGTCGATGCCCGGTGTATTTGCAGCAGGTGATTGCACAACAGTCCCTTACAAGCAAATCATTATTGCCATGGGCGAAGGAGCCAAAGCATCACTAGGGGCCTTTGACTACCTGATTCGTCATTCTGTGACTGAAGAAGAGCCAAGCAAGATCGCTGCTTAA
- a CDS encoding DUF3833 domain-containing protein: MKPFLTKLCGAFFCAFLLLGCAGQKVSQYANEKPSLDLSEYFSGTIDAYGIFTDRSGVVVKRFTVLIQANWQVIDGKKVGTLDESFEYSDGTKQKRIWKLTEVSPGKYIGKADDVVGEANGSSAGNALNWAYTLALPVDGTIYHVQFDDWMYLVTPKVMINKAQMSKFGINLGEVTLSFYKR, translated from the coding sequence ATGAAACCATTTTTGACTAAATTATGTGGTGCATTTTTCTGCGCCTTTCTCTTGCTAGGGTGTGCCGGCCAAAAAGTATCTCAATATGCCAATGAAAAACCCTCATTAGATTTAAGTGAGTATTTTTCAGGGACGATTGATGCTTATGGAATCTTTACTGATCGCAGTGGAGTGGTAGTCAAACGTTTTACAGTCTTGATTCAGGCAAACTGGCAAGTAATTGATGGGAAAAAAGTGGGTACCCTAGATGAAAGCTTTGAATACTCTGATGGAACTAAACAAAAGCGGATTTGGAAGTTAACAGAGGTCTCGCCCGGAAAATATATCGGCAAAGCCGATGATGTTGTTGGTGAAGCCAATGGCTCGTCGGCCGGAAATGCGCTCAACTGGGCCTATACCCTCGCACTACCGGTTGATGGCACCATCTATCATGTTCAATTTGATGACTGGATGTATCTAGTAACACCTAAAGTCATGATCAATAAAGCGCAGATGAGTAAGTTTGGCATCAATCTTGGTGAAGTTACACTCAGTTTTTATAAACGCTAA